The following are from one region of the Salinirussus salinus genome:
- a CDS encoding aromatic-ring-hydroxylating dioxygenase subunit beta yields MSESEPVDTETTVSPALQHEVEQLLYTEAELLDSFRLEEWLELLTEDIRITAPIRRHTHPGTDQPEFSEDGYYLYNEYDILRERVTRLGKEYAWAENPRSRVRHVIGNVRVTEVEGEEYTVLNNQQVYRSYGDATDSETLSAQRETTLRRVGDDLKIADRVVYFDDSVIDLKNLTIVLL; encoded by the coding sequence ACCGAGACGACGGTTTCGCCAGCCCTCCAACACGAGGTCGAACAGCTACTCTACACCGAAGCGGAGTTGCTTGACAGCTTCCGGCTGGAGGAGTGGCTGGAGTTGCTCACCGAGGACATCAGGATCACTGCGCCGATCCGGCGACACACACACCCGGGGACCGACCAGCCGGAGTTCAGCGAGGACGGCTACTACCTCTACAACGAGTACGACATCCTGAGAGAGCGGGTGACCCGGCTTGGCAAGGAGTACGCCTGGGCGGAGAACCCGCGCTCGCGTGTGCGTCACGTCATCGGTAACGTCCGCGTGACGGAGGTCGAGGGCGAGGAGTACACCGTCCTCAACAACCAGCAGGTCTACCGGAGTTACGGCGACGCCACCGATAGCGAGACGCTCTCCGCACAGCGGGAGACCACCCTCAGACGGGTCGGCGACGACCTCAAGATCGCCGACCGCGTGGTGTACTTCGACGACAGCGTGATCGACCTGAAGAATCTCACCATCGTGTTACTCTGA
- a CDS encoding amidohydrolase family protein, protein MPELLIEGGTVVTQNADREVIRDGAVAIEGDRIIAVGTTADLNDRYDPDRRLDASGTAVIPGLVNPHTHVSDILLRGSCGTDRGLYDWLFNVKQPGIARMTAEEHELAAALYCAEALSAGVTTFVENDAEMLLGETDAMTAKFDAYEAAGLRSIYARGIRDLPVDDDFQGLVDRVAGRDPSVEHPDQERYVEPLEDWLEELARLHDDYHGSADGRHEIWVAPVVIEGMTDEGLREAYRFAAARDVMTTIHTAEAPGQAEGWLSPVEHLRNVGSLGEHALLAHCVHIDERDVRLLGETDTRVAHNIASNMALGNGFAPVGAMRSHGVTVGLGTDNAILSDTVNPLADLRLAAMAHKGHHTDPGVLPAEAALDMVTIEAARSMRKGEELGSLEAGKRADVVVLDLDLPHLTPVPDAVNAVVYQTLGSEVETVLCDGEVVVEGGVPTGVTEAYPDLHARATAAAERIVEASGIAEGER, encoded by the coding sequence ATGCCAGAGCTCCTCATCGAGGGCGGCACAGTGGTAACGCAAAACGCCGACCGGGAGGTCATTCGCGACGGCGCCGTGGCCATCGAGGGCGACCGGATCATCGCCGTCGGGACGACCGCCGACCTGAACGACCGGTACGACCCCGACCGGCGGCTCGACGCCTCGGGCACGGCCGTCATCCCGGGGCTGGTGAACCCTCACACCCACGTCTCGGACATCCTGCTCCGGGGCAGCTGTGGCACCGACCGGGGGCTGTACGACTGGCTGTTCAACGTCAAACAGCCCGGGATCGCACGGATGACCGCCGAGGAGCACGAACTCGCCGCGGCGCTGTACTGCGCGGAGGCGCTCTCGGCCGGCGTCACCACCTTCGTCGAGAACGACGCCGAAATGCTGCTCGGCGAGACCGACGCGATGACCGCGAAGTTCGATGCCTACGAAGCGGCCGGGCTCCGGAGCATCTACGCCCGTGGGATCCGTGACCTGCCGGTGGACGACGACTTCCAGGGGCTAGTCGACCGCGTCGCCGGGCGCGACCCCTCGGTCGAACACCCCGACCAGGAGCGGTACGTCGAACCGCTCGAGGACTGGCTCGAGGAGCTCGCACGGCTGCACGACGACTACCACGGAAGCGCCGACGGCCGCCACGAAATCTGGGTCGCGCCGGTCGTCATCGAGGGGATGACCGACGAGGGGCTCCGGGAGGCCTACCGCTTTGCCGCCGCCCGCGACGTGATGACCACTATCCACACCGCGGAGGCTCCCGGACAGGCCGAGGGGTGGCTGTCGCCGGTCGAACACCTGCGGAACGTCGGTTCGCTGGGCGAACACGCCCTCCTCGCTCACTGTGTCCACATCGACGAGCGGGATGTCCGCCTGCTCGGGGAGACTGACACCCGGGTGGCACACAACATCGCCTCGAACATGGCGCTTGGCAACGGCTTCGCCCCGGTGGGGGCGATGCGCAGCCACGGTGTCACCGTCGGGCTCGGGACGGACAACGCCATCCTCAGCGACACTGTCAACCCGCTGGCCGACCTCCGGCTGGCTGCGATGGCTCACAAGGGCCACCACACCGACCCCGGCGTCCTCCCGGCGGAGGCGGCCCTCGATATGGTCACCATCGAGGCCGCCCGGTCGATGCGGAAAGGCGAGGAACTCGGCTCGCTGGAGGCCGGCAAGCGGGCCGACGTGGTCGTGCTCGACCTCGACCTGCCACACCTCACCCCCGTCCCGGATGCCGTCAACGCGGTCGTCTACCAGACGCTGGGTTCGGAGGTCGAAACGGTCCTCTGTGACGGGGAGGTCGTCGTCGAGGGCGGGGTCCCCACCGGCGTCACAGAGGCCTATCCCGACCTCCACGCACGGGCGACGGCGGCCGCGGAGCGCATCGTGGAGGCCTCGGGGATCGCCGAAGGCGAACGCTGA
- a CDS encoding hydantoinase/oxoprolinase family protein, translating to MSALPNQFLPNVQESTELCESVTSTRTTSLMGYRIGTDIGGTCTDSTVMDESGRVTIGKDLTTYPDFSQGIFDSLSDATGNMEVGLEELLGDTDLFLHATSVGENALFEREGAETGLLTTAGFEETLHATRGGYGRWSGLPFEQVKDIINSDKPDPLIPRTRVEGLSERAYRDQVVEELDDQEVLEAVDGLVEDGVESVATCLLWSFRSPAHERRVKDLLAEHYPDLYVSVSSDVSPTMGEYERTSTTVLNAYLGPTAEEYLTNLQTTLTEYGFDGLLLLMFSHGGLVTRQDAIERPVGLMESGPVGGLLGSQFVANRRGVDNIISTDMGGTTFKVGVIDDNRIEYADEPMVGRHHYQFPKRDIHSIAVAGGSIISLEEGTNVPQVGPESAGSDPGPACYGRGGDRPTVTDVDLVQGYFAPEYFLGGGKEMDADRAYEVFDEQVAGPLGKSTEEAAADIYKLINSIIADLLRETTVEKGIDPRKFTLVAIGGAAGMHAASYARELDIPEVLVPHTASVNSALGLLSTDVTHEHLDVKGMEPPFGVDEVNEVFGDLSATAREKLASEGFDAEEIRLERSISMRYQRQVHELLTPVEAAGQLTQADIDATVDRFEELYEQRYGEGSAFKEGGIEMTEFRVRGVGPLTTPDLKEHPVSESNPTRARLGSKEMHFEAAGGRVDASLYDFEELTPGDEITEPGVILTPVTTIVVNPGDVARMDRYKNIRIGIEEGNDE from the coding sequence ATGTCCGCACTTCCCAACCAATTCTTGCCAAACGTGCAGGAATCCACAGAGTTATGCGAGAGCGTTACTTCGACACGCACGACAAGCCTCATGGGCTACCGAATCGGGACCGATATCGGCGGCACGTGTACAGATTCGACAGTCATGGACGAATCGGGCCGTGTAACCATCGGGAAGGACCTGACGACCTACCCCGACTTCTCGCAGGGCATCTTCGACTCCCTGTCCGACGCCACCGGGAACATGGAGGTCGGTCTCGAGGAACTGCTCGGGGACACCGACCTGTTTCTCCACGCGACGTCTGTCGGGGAGAACGCCCTGTTCGAGCGCGAGGGAGCCGAAACCGGGTTGCTGACGACCGCGGGCTTCGAGGAGACGCTGCACGCTACCCGCGGGGGGTACGGCCGGTGGTCCGGGCTCCCGTTCGAGCAGGTCAAAGACATCATCAACTCGGACAAGCCGGACCCGCTGATCCCGCGCACGCGGGTCGAGGGGCTCTCCGAGCGGGCCTACCGCGACCAGGTCGTCGAGGAACTCGACGACCAGGAGGTGCTGGAGGCCGTCGACGGACTCGTCGAGGACGGAGTCGAGTCCGTCGCGACGTGTCTGCTCTGGTCGTTTCGCTCGCCGGCACACGAACGGCGGGTGAAAGACCTGCTCGCCGAGCACTATCCCGACCTGTACGTCTCGGTGTCAAGCGACGTCTCGCCGACGATGGGCGAGTACGAGCGCACGTCGACGACAGTGCTCAACGCCTATCTGGGGCCGACGGCGGAGGAGTATCTCACGAACCTGCAGACGACGCTCACGGAGTACGGCTTCGACGGGCTCCTGCTGTTGATGTTCTCTCACGGCGGGCTCGTGACTCGACAGGACGCCATCGAGCGACCGGTCGGGCTGATGGAGTCGGGACCCGTCGGCGGCCTGCTGGGCAGCCAGTTCGTCGCCAACAGGCGCGGGGTCGACAACATCATCTCGACGGACATGGGCGGGACGACGTTCAAGGTCGGCGTCATCGATGACAACCGGATCGAGTACGCCGACGAGCCGATGGTGGGCCGCCACCACTACCAGTTCCCGAAACGGGACATCCACTCCATCGCCGTCGCGGGCGGGAGCATCATCTCGCTGGAGGAGGGGACGAACGTCCCGCAGGTCGGCCCGGAGAGTGCCGGCTCGGACCCCGGGCCGGCCTGTTACGGCCGGGGGGGCGACCGGCCGACGGTAACCGACGTGGACCTCGTCCAGGGGTATTTCGCGCCGGAGTACTTCCTGGGCGGGGGCAAGGAGATGGACGCCGACCGGGCGTACGAGGTCTTCGACGAGCAGGTCGCAGGCCCGCTGGGCAAGTCCACCGAGGAAGCTGCTGCGGACATCTACAAGCTGATCAACTCGATCATCGCGGACCTGCTGCGTGAGACCACCGTCGAGAAGGGCATCGACCCCCGGAAGTTCACGCTGGTCGCCATCGGCGGTGCCGCGGGGATGCACGCGGCCTCCTACGCCCGCGAGCTGGATATTCCGGAGGTACTGGTGCCCCACACGGCGTCGGTCAACAGCGCGCTTGGCCTGCTCTCGACGGACGTGACCCACGAGCACCTGGACGTCAAGGGGATGGAACCGCCCTTCGGCGTCGACGAGGTCAACGAGGTGTTCGGCGACCTCTCGGCGACGGCGCGGGAGAAGCTCGCATCCGAGGGGTTCGACGCGGAGGAGATCCGCCTGGAGCGCTCTATCAGCATGCGCTACCAGCGCCAGGTCCACGAACTCCTGACGCCCGTCGAGGCGGCGGGCCAGCTCACGCAGGCCGACATCGACGCGACGGTCGACCGGTTCGAGGAGCTGTACGAGCAGCGGTACGGCGAGGGGTCGGCGTTCAAGGAGGGCGGCATCGAGATGACCGAATTCCGCGTCCGCGGCGTCGGGCCGCTGACGACGCCTGACCTGAAGGAACACCCGGTCAGCGAGTCGAACCCGACCCGCGCCCGCCTGGGGAGCAAGGAGATGCACTTCGAGGCGGCGGGCGGGCGGGTCGATGCGAGCCTGTACGATTTCGAGGAGCTGACGCCCGGCGACGAGATAACGGAGCCAGGGGTCATCCTCACGCCGGTGACGACCATCGTCGTCAACCCCGGCGACGTGGCGCGGATGGACCGGTACAAGAACATCCGGATCGGTATCGAGGAGGGCAACGATGAGTGA
- a CDS encoding hydantoinase B/oxoprolinase family protein → MSDTEPTDDIDLSVEGLDPVTFQIIKHRLVRVTDEAVEALKRVSGAPNTNEGHDLMVALYTKDGSLLTGGVGFLHHYLGASEATKHIIDRFEGDIEEGDMFILNDPYTAALHPPDVYIICPIFYEGELQAFSASFVHVADIGAVDPGGFSPNATTIFHEGFQTPGMKLIEGGEMRDDVLETILNMSRDPGMVELDLRSEIAANNVAKDRLQGLMDEYSPETVEYVGEQLIEQSEKKLRKRLRELPDGRWEERQYLDSASEDRSFTVQLALEKEGDSLRFDFAGTDEQSEVGFNCTEIGTVGGVIAPLLPLLCHDMTWNDGIFRAIDVDAPKGTIVNAERPAPISIATIGTLQMCNSLSTLAVSKLLGASEAYADRATGVWHGAHCHIALEIDHGDGTQVEALTDTFAGAGGARAFDDGVDLGGEVVNIVARWGNAERHEAVLPLLYLYRRFVADSGGAGEHRGGLGHEFAVTPAAEEDFEKLDVVTMGRGIDLPHSTGVFGGYPGANVDYATYRDADLSGDGPFPPTEESLPEPEHVRWGVDTLGDDDAFHVRLPGSGGYGDPLDREPESVAEDVAEGKVAPETAREVYCVPVDDEGTITGSAQQAREDRYRERLEAADLPAEADAAAAAPEDTESTPYRLGANVAVEVDGEDVPYAACEGCGIPVGRADDHWKGEVAVAEESLSAAGTATGGSAEYCLRKFLCPECGTLLDTEVAKREDPALVSRLSL, encoded by the coding sequence ATGAGTGACACTGAACCGACCGACGACATCGACCTGAGCGTGGAGGGGCTGGACCCGGTCACCTTCCAGATCATCAAACACCGGCTGGTGCGGGTCACCGACGAGGCCGTCGAGGCGCTCAAGCGCGTCTCCGGCGCCCCGAACACCAACGAGGGCCACGACCTGATGGTCGCGCTGTACACCAAAGACGGCTCGCTGCTGACCGGCGGGGTGGGATTTCTGCACCACTACCTGGGTGCCTCGGAGGCGACCAAACACATCATCGACCGCTTCGAGGGCGACATCGAGGAGGGCGACATGTTCATCCTCAACGACCCGTACACGGCGGCGCTACACCCGCCGGACGTCTACATCATCTGTCCGATCTTCTACGAGGGCGAACTCCAGGCGTTCTCGGCGAGTTTCGTCCACGTGGCCGACATCGGCGCCGTCGACCCTGGAGGGTTCTCGCCGAACGCGACGACCATCTTCCACGAGGGGTTCCAGACGCCGGGGATGAAGCTGATCGAAGGTGGAGAGATGCGCGACGACGTTCTGGAGACGATCCTGAACATGAGCCGTGACCCGGGGATGGTCGAACTCGACCTCCGCTCGGAGATCGCCGCCAACAACGTCGCCAAGGACCGCCTCCAGGGGCTGATGGACGAGTACTCCCCGGAGACCGTCGAGTACGTCGGCGAACAGCTCATCGAGCAGTCCGAGAAGAAACTCCGCAAGCGGCTGCGGGAACTCCCGGACGGCCGGTGGGAGGAACGCCAGTACCTCGATTCGGCCAGCGAGGACCGTTCGTTTACCGTCCAGCTCGCCCTCGAGAAGGAGGGCGACTCGCTGCGGTTCGATTTCGCCGGCACCGACGAACAGAGCGAGGTGGGGTTCAACTGCACGGAGATCGGGACGGTTGGTGGCGTCATCGCGCCCCTGTTGCCGCTGCTCTGTCACGACATGACCTGGAACGACGGGATCTTCCGTGCCATCGACGTGGACGCCCCGAAGGGGACGATCGTCAACGCCGAGCGACCGGCACCGATCTCCATCGCGACGATCGGAACACTCCAGATGTGTAACTCGCTGTCGACGCTCGCGGTCTCGAAGTTACTCGGCGCCAGCGAGGCCTACGCCGACCGCGCGACCGGCGTCTGGCACGGCGCCCACTGTCACATCGCCTTGGAGATCGACCACGGGGACGGCACGCAGGTCGAGGCGCTGACCGACACCTTCGCCGGCGCCGGCGGCGCGCGGGCCTTCGACGACGGCGTCGACCTCGGCGGCGAGGTGGTCAACATCGTCGCGCGGTGGGGCAACGCCGAGCGCCACGAGGCGGTGCTCCCGCTGCTGTACCTCTACCGCCGGTTCGTCGCGGACTCCGGCGGTGCCGGCGAACACCGCGGCGGGCTCGGCCACGAGTTCGCCGTCACACCCGCTGCCGAGGAGGACTTCGAGAAGCTCGACGTCGTGACCATGGGACGGGGGATCGACCTCCCCCACTCGACGGGAGTCTTCGGCGGCTACCCGGGTGCGAACGTCGACTACGCCACCTACCGGGACGCCGACCTCTCCGGGGACGGCCCCTTCCCGCCGACCGAGGAGTCACTGCCGGAGCCCGAACACGTCCGCTGGGGGGTCGACACCCTCGGGGACGACGACGCGTTCCACGTCCGGCTGCCCGGCAGCGGCGGGTACGGCGACCCGCTGGACCGGGAGCCCGAGTCGGTCGCCGAGGACGTCGCAGAAGGGAAGGTCGCCCCGGAGACGGCCCGGGAGGTCTACTGCGTTCCCGTCGACGACGAGGGCACCATCACCGGGTCGGCCCAGCAGGCCCGCGAGGACCGCTACCGCGAGCGCCTCGAGGCGGCGGACCTGCCGGCGGAGGCGGACGCCGCCGCTGCTGCTCCCGAGGACACCGAGTCCACCCCCTACCGGCTGGGCGCGAACGTAGCCGTCGAGGTCGACGGCGAGGACGTCCCCTACGCCGCGTGTGAGGGCTGTGGTATCCCCGTCGGTCGCGCGGACGACCACTGGAAGGGCGAGGTGGCCGTCGCCGAGGAGTCGCTCTCGGCGGCGGGCACGGCGACCGGCGGTTCCGCGGAGTACTGCCTCCGGAAGTTCCTCTGCCCGGAGTGTGGGACGCTGCTCGACACCGAGGTGGCAAAGCGGGAGGACCCGGCGCTGGTCAGCCGGCTCTCGCTGTAG